The Pantoea phytobeneficialis genome has a segment encoding these proteins:
- the rffC gene encoding dTDP-4-amino-4,6-dideoxy-D-galactose acyltransferase produces MSICVSINPLPWESGFFSLNTARLEIDGDTPLAHALQQPCGLWQIKVAAERNDVIDAISQHGFQLVEGEADLAINIKRTERQTGVRIAREAQIPALRAAAGVAFRLSRFRTPWFKADDSSRFYAQWIENAVRGTFDNQCLIACDEQGELQGFVSIREQDGDARIGLLAVLPEAQGKGIGQRLLLSAADWGRVRQLNRLRVATQLSNLTAMRLYLRSGARLESTAYWFYRNAHDPI; encoded by the coding sequence ATGTCCATCTGTGTCAGCATTAACCCACTGCCGTGGGAGAGTGGCTTCTTTAGCCTGAATACCGCGCGCCTCGAAATCGATGGCGACACACCGCTGGCGCACGCATTGCAGCAGCCCTGTGGCTTGTGGCAAATCAAGGTCGCGGCTGAACGCAACGATGTGATCGATGCCATCAGCCAGCATGGTTTTCAGTTGGTGGAAGGGGAAGCCGATCTCGCCATCAATATCAAACGTACCGAGCGGCAAACTGGCGTGCGCATCGCGCGTGAAGCGCAGATCCCGGCATTGCGTGCCGCCGCCGGAGTGGCGTTTCGTCTGAGCCGCTTTCGTACCCCGTGGTTTAAGGCGGATGACAGCAGCCGTTTCTACGCACAGTGGATTGAGAACGCAGTACGCGGCACGTTTGATAACCAGTGCCTGATTGCCTGCGATGAACAGGGCGAATTGCAGGGTTTTGTCTCGATACGCGAGCAGGACGGTGATGCGCGCATTGGGCTGCTGGCAGTGTTGCCGGAAGCGCAGGGTAAGGGTATCGGCCAGCGCTTGCTGCTGTCGGCCGCTGACTGGGGGCGGGTGCGCCAGCTTAATCGGCTACGTGTTGCTACCCAACTCAGCAATCTGACGGCGATGCGTCTCTATTTACGCAGCGGTGCACGGCTGGAAAGCACGGCTTACTGGTTCTACAGGAACGCACATGATCCCATTTAA
- the wecC gene encoding UDP-N-acetyl-D-mannosamine dehydrogenase: MSFHTISVIGLGYIGLPTAAVFASREIKVVGVDINAHAVETINRGEIHIVEPELDKVVHEAVQRGFLRATTQVEAADAFLIAVPTPFIGDHQPDLSYVQAAASSIAPVLKAGDLVILESTSPVGTTEQLAAWLAAARPDLRFPQHGEAPDIAIAYCPERVLPGKVMVELIENDRVIGGMTPACSARASELYRIFLRGECVETHARTAEMCKLTENSFRDVNIAFANELSLICAEQGINVWELIALANRHPRVNILQPGPGVGGHCIAVDPWFIVAQNPQQARLIRTAREVNDAKPLWVLDQVKQALAECLTASGKRASEVSIACFGLAFKPNIDDLRESPAMTVAELIADWHSGATWVVEPHINTIPNRLAGKATLVTTTEALQQADILVMLVDHTPFRAIDAAQVTQAWIVDTKGVWR; the protein is encoded by the coding sequence ATGAGTTTTCACACCATTTCCGTTATTGGACTGGGTTACATTGGGCTGCCGACCGCAGCCGTTTTTGCCTCTCGGGAAATTAAAGTGGTGGGCGTTGATATCAATGCCCACGCAGTCGAAACCATCAATCGTGGTGAAATTCACATTGTTGAACCGGAACTCGACAAGGTGGTCCACGAGGCCGTGCAGCGCGGTTTTCTGCGCGCCACGACCCAGGTGGAAGCAGCCGATGCCTTTCTGATTGCGGTTCCCACGCCTTTTATCGGTGATCACCAGCCGGATCTCAGCTATGTCCAGGCGGCAGCGTCTTCTATCGCTCCGGTATTAAAAGCGGGCGATTTAGTGATTCTCGAATCCACTTCCCCGGTTGGGACGACGGAACAGCTGGCCGCCTGGCTGGCGGCTGCGCGTCCGGACTTGCGTTTTCCGCAGCATGGTGAGGCACCCGATATCGCCATTGCCTACTGCCCGGAGCGCGTGTTGCCTGGCAAAGTGATGGTGGAGTTGATTGAAAACGATCGCGTGATCGGTGGCATGACACCCGCTTGCTCCGCGCGTGCCAGCGAGTTGTACCGCATCTTCCTGCGTGGTGAGTGTGTAGAAACCCACGCGCGCACGGCGGAGATGTGCAAGCTGACAGAAAACAGCTTCCGTGACGTTAATATCGCGTTTGCCAATGAACTGTCACTGATCTGCGCTGAACAGGGAATTAATGTCTGGGAACTGATTGCGCTGGCGAATCGCCACCCACGCGTCAACATTCTGCAACCCGGCCCTGGTGTGGGCGGTCACTGCATTGCTGTCGATCCCTGGTTTATCGTGGCGCAAAACCCACAGCAGGCGCGTCTGATCCGCACCGCGCGAGAAGTTAACGATGCCAAACCGCTCTGGGTTTTGGATCAGGTGAAGCAGGCGTTAGCCGAATGCCTGACCGCCAGTGGCAAACGCGCCAGCGAAGTGAGTATCGCCTGCTTTGGCCTGGCGTTTAAACCCAATATTGATGACCTGCGTGAAAGCCCGGCCATGACCGTGGCAGAACTGATTGCCGATTGGCACAGCGGCGCCACCTGGGTAGTTGAACCGCATATCAACACGATCCCTAACCGCCTGGCGGGTAAAGCTACGCTGGTAACGACCACCGAGGCACTCCAACAGGCTGATATTTTGGTGATGCTGGTTGATCACACGCCGTTCCGCGCCATTGATGCCGCGCAGGTCACGCAAGCGTGGATTGTCGATACTAAAGGGGTTTGGCGATGA